A single genomic interval of Prionailurus viverrinus isolate Anna chromosome A2, UM_Priviv_1.0, whole genome shotgun sequence harbors:
- the LOC125150023 gene encoding methyl-CpG-binding domain protein 3-like 1, with translation MMVKTSQRKQHDCGNQSKLKSRLSVSIPLRMSSYVFKMPVTRITAHPGNEVRCHHWEGTLDKPQQVCWQKRLQGLQACSSTGEPLSTLDLAKALQKLAPQCTGGYLPGVLAGGPNSSPMPILASSSDLAKMIPEAGQGIPQLTCKQFVVTEEDIKKQEKKVKTARERLATALAIDRLASEAEKVRGQEGDLEKHHE, from the coding sequence atgaTGGTCAAGACTTCACAGAGGAAGCAACATGATTGTGGAAACCAATCCAAACTGAAGTCTCGCTTAAGTGTCTCAATTCCTTTGAGGATGTCCAGTTATGTATTTAAGATGCCAGTTACCAGAATCACAGCCCATCCTGGCAACGAGGTCAGATGCCATCACTGGGAGGGAACCTTGGACAAGCCCCAACAGGTGTGCTGGCAAAAGAGACTGCAAGGTCTCCAGGCCTGCAGCAGCACAGGGGAACCATTAAGCACTTTGGACCTTGCCAAAGCCTTGCAAAAACTCGCACCTCAGTGCACAGGTGGCTATCTGCCAGGTGTTCTTGCAGGTGGCCCGAACTCGAGCCCCATGCCCATCCTTGCCAGCTCTTCGGATTTGGCCAAGATGATTCCAGAAGCTGGTCAGGGTATCCCGCAGCTCACGTGCAAACAATTTGTGGTGACTGAGGAGgatatcaagaaacaagaaaagaaagtgaagacgGCAAGAGAAAGGCTGGCTACAGCACTGGCTATAGACAGACTCGCTAGTGAGGCAGAAAAAGTGAGGGGCCAAGAAGGAGATCTCGAAAAACACCACGAATAA